CGGGTCCGAGCAAAAATTCACCCGTACGTCCTGAGGCTATACAGTAATAATCAGGATTGGTAAACACGACATCATCTGCACCGTCAGAATCGTAATCATAGGCTGCGGCGAGATTCAAGGTAGCACCCCAGTACCGCTCTGAGTTGGGGACTTCTCCTTTTTCCCAAACGATATTTCGGGAGTTAGCGTCGATCACTAAACTGCGTCCCATCGGCGTTCCAAACCACATGTATAGATCAAGGGACGTGGAGCCTGTAAAGCGGCCCGTTCGCACGTAGGCCACCCGGGCATGGGGTAACCCATTGCGGTCAGGCGGCGGGAGTTGCGTTTCAAAGACTGTTTCATCATGTTTTGATGGTGTTTTTACGAGAATCTTTGGCTGTGTAAGTGCTGAAGTTTCAGTGTTCAGGATGTCGGTCGCACCGTCTCCATCTAAATCGGCGAGAATCGGCACTGAACTGGACGAGTACCCGGATTGGAGTCGAAGGACATTCTCTTGCCATTCTAAAATTGAAACTTTGGGATCCTGATAGAGGACAATTTGGTTGTTCCCTTTTGCCAACAGGTCCGCAACTACGATCTTAGGATACGGAGGACCGACAGATGCAGGCACAGAGCCAAAATCGGCTTCCGCCTTGGGGGGCTTCACCCAGGGATGCACATCGTAACCAGAATCGCCTGCCTTAGCGAGTGTAAATTTGTCTTCATCTCTATCTACTCGAAGTTCGCCGGACTTGCCGGGCTTCACGGCGGTCATCGATGCATCCTGCCAGACTACGGTTTGGGCGCCGCCTGTAAACGATACAAGACGAACCCCGTCGGTCTTTGCCTGCGTCGGATCGCTACTCACATTGACGAGAACTTCGGCGGCGCCGTTGCTGTCGGCGTCGCCAGTAGCCACGGCAATCACGCCGGGAACCCGCTGCTTCATCTCTCCCGTAACGGCGTCGTAGACCCGCAGCAACCAGGCCTGCTCGTTCTCGGAGTTGAACATGGAGACCAAGACTTCCAACTTGCCGTCCCCGTCAACATCGGCCACGGGAGGCTCTGGCCACGTGGTCGCAACCTTGCCGGTGGTGACGCTCTCCGGCCACCCGTAGCCCCATGCTTTCTCCATCCTGCCGCCCTTGTTCAGAAGCGCTTCATGGTGCTGGGCAAAGTTCGCGATGCAAAGGAAGTCCTCCCTCCCATCCTTATCCAAGTCGGTGAACTCCACCAGGCCGTAGCTTCGTATGTTGGCGGGCGATACGTCCCATTGAATGAAGTGCTTCACCGCTCCCGTCAGCGCGTCCAGAAACCACATGCGGCTGTGCGTCTCAACCACCAGTTCTTTGACGCCGTCTCCGTCGAGGTCGCTCTGCAGGAAACTCGGAAAGCACGTATACAGGTCGAAGTCGTACCGCCACCGCTGCTTCGGCGCCGCCTCCCCCTCCGTGAACTCAAATAGGGCGATGTAGCCGTTCTTCGGGTCGGGCGGGTACGCGTGCATAATGACGACAATCTGCTTGCCGCGGCCACCGGGTACGTACTCACCCTGGTACAAGTACCAGGCGTACGACATGGGGTCCACATCGTACCGCCAAAGAAGAGCGCCATCGGCAACCGAGACGAGGGCCGCAGCGGCGAAAGGTTCGGTGGGCCGTCCGGCTTTCAGCAACGCCTCGACCGACCCGTCGCCATTGAGGTCCTCGGCTACGGTGATTTCGCTGAAATTGAGGCCGGAAGGATGGGATTCCCAGCGGAGTTGACCGGACTGGTCGTAGCATCGCAACGAGCCCGCAACCAGGCACAAGCCCAGCACCGATCCATCTGGCATCGGTACGCGGCAGATGGGAGGCTGGGTCCGGCCGAGGTCATAGCGCCCGGCCAGAACTGGGGACTCCTTCATGGCCCCGGCCAGCGGTTGGACGGCGGTCAAGTGCGGGTTCTGACGCGGCTCGGGCCAATCGCCAGGGGCGCACCTCGCTTGAGTAATGAACGCAAGCGCAGCAACAACCACTGCTGCCGTTCTCATAGCTTGCCCTGCTCCCGCCAAATGGCTTCCGTGCGCGCGCGGCGGCTCTTCTGACCGGCCTTCACCCGCTCGAACCAGGAGTCGATTCCGTGGGGATCGGGCAACATATGCATCAAGAATGGCTTCAGCACGTGGTCGCTCCAACGATCATTGAACGAATCGTAAAGCTGGATATGGGCTCGCAACCGGGCCTCTTCTGTGTAAGCTCCGTCCAGAGTCACGGCGTCAAGGTCGATGAACGTGAATCGCTCACCATCCTGCGTAAGGATGTTCTTGCCCGCCAAATCCCGGTGAGTGGCCCCGCTGGAACAGAGGCAATTCACCGCTTCCGCAAGACGTTCCAGATAGGCAACGGTCTCGCTTTCATTGGACCCCCGCTGAATCATGGAGTCCGCGAACGCCTCGACATCCACATGCGCGTCCAGATATTCGCAGATGAAGGCATGTCCCCAGCGGAGGCCGAAGCGGCCAAACTCGACGTAGGCAAACGCCTTGGGAATGCTGACTCCATGATTCTCAAGATGCCGTGCGGCAGTCCAGACACGTCTACTGCGCCCCCGCAGAAGGGTATGGCGAAACAAGGCCCCTATTCCCCGCTGCCGGCTACGCTTGACCACCCACGTCCCGACGCGTTTGGTCTCCGATTTGTGCGAGGCCTTGAGCAGTGAACCGGGTAGCCGCAACGCATCCATGACCGACTCGACAGGGAAATCGTGACAACGCCAAATCCGCATGGAGCCCACTCGCTCAAAAACCACTCCAATCATCGCGGCTTCAGGATGCATGGGAAGGCTTGCGTCGGCGCGCCAGATCGGA
This portion of the Candidatus Hydrogenedentota bacterium genome encodes:
- a CDS encoding FG-GAP-like repeat-containing protein, whose translation is MRTAAVVVAALAFITQARCAPGDWPEPRQNPHLTAVQPLAGAMKESPVLAGRYDLGRTQPPICRVPMPDGSVLGLCLVAGSLRCYDQSGQLRWESHPSGLNFSEITVAEDLNGDGSVEALLKAGRPTEPFAAAALVSVADGALLWRYDVDPMSYAWYLYQGEYVPGGRGKQIVVIMHAYPPDPKNGYIALFEFTEGEAAPKQRWRYDFDLYTCFPSFLQSDLDGDGVKELVVETHSRMWFLDALTGAVKHFIQWDVSPANIRSYGLVEFTDLDKDGREDFLCIANFAQHHEALLNKGGRMEKAWGYGWPESVTTGKVATTWPEPPVADVDGDGKLEVLVSMFNSENEQAWLLRVYDAVTGEMKQRVPGVIAVATGDADSNGAAEVLVNVSSDPTQAKTDGVRLVSFTGGAQTVVWQDASMTAVKPGKSGELRVDRDEDKFTLAKAGDSGYDVHPWVKPPKAEADFGSVPASVGPPYPKIVVADLLAKGNNQIVLYQDPKVSILEWQENVLRLQSGYSSSSVPILADLDGDGATDILNTETSALTQPKILVKTPSKHDETVFETQLPPPDRNGLPHARVAYVRTGRFTGSTSLDLYMWFGTPMGRSLVIDANSRNIVWEKGEVPNSERYWGATLNLAAAYDYDSDGADDVVFTNPDYYCIASGRTGEFLLGPAFPPDIFKQSSQGLYTLPAILERNESTPLVCLVAGHYFQAAMTIKAEPLWYKVPQPGEARSAEEGFLRLPSGDWLLGFGRQNGNFACINVNDGTVRWEMPVEATCSDVASCDVDGDGQFEFLFGTSHGQVYAVGDASGSPRVVWKLEAGAAAGGPIPADVDGDGKSDLIVPTADGFVSLYIARGSAIKS
- a CDS encoding lipopolysaccharide kinase InaA family protein; this translates as MRIWRCHDFPVESVMDALRLPGSLLKASHKSETKRVGTWVVKRSRQRGIGALFRHTLLRGRSRRVWTAARHLENHGVSIPKAFAYVEFGRFGLRWGHAFICEYLDAHVDVEAFADSMIQRGSNESETVAYLERLAEAVNCLCSSGATHRDLAGKNILTQDGERFTFIDLDAVTLDGAYTEEARLRAHIQLYDSFNDRWSDHVLKPFLMHMLPDPHGIDSWFERVKAGQKSRRARTEAIWREQGKL